One Hordeum vulgare subsp. vulgare chromosome 4H, MorexV3_pseudomolecules_assembly, whole genome shotgun sequence DNA window includes the following coding sequences:
- the LOC123450339 gene encoding protein TOPLESS-RELATED PROTEIN 2-like, whose amino-acid sequence MTNSLSLNWQHQLCKNPRPNPDIKTLFTDHSCAAPTNGARAPPLQMPFQPVVSPSPNAIAGWMANPNPSLPHPAIAQGPPGLVQPPNTAAFLKHPRTPTSAPGIDYQSADSEHLMKRMRVGQPDEVSFSGASHPPNVYSQEDLPKQVVRTLNQGSNVMSLDFHPVQQTILLVGTNVGDIGIWEVGSRERIAHKTFNVWDIGSCTLPLQAALMKDAAICVNRCLWSPDGNILGMETGSSAALLIRAIFQ is encoded by the exons ATGACAAACTCATTAAG TCTTAACTGGCAACATCAGCTCTGCAAGAATCCTAGACCAAACCCTGACATAAAGACACTCTTCACGGATCATTCATGTGCTGCTCCTACCAATGGAGCAAGAGCTCCCCCCCTGCAAATG CCGTTTCAACCTGTGGTTTCACCATCTCCAAATGCAATTGCTGGTTGGATGGCAAATCCCAATCCCTCTTTACCACATCCTGCTATTGCACAAGGGCCGCCCGGTCTTGTTCAGCCACCAAACACAG CGGCATTTCTAAAGCATCCAAGGACTCCTACAAGTGCGCCTGGCATTGACTATCAGTCTGCAGATTCTGAACATCTGATGAAAAGAATGCGTGTAGGCCAGCCAGATGAG GTGTCATTCTCTGGTGCAAGCCATCCTCCCAATGTTTACAGTCAAGAAGACCTCCCCAAACAAGTTGTTCGCACACTCAATCAGGGTTCTAATGTTATGAGCCTGGATTTCCATCCTGTTCAACAAACTATTCTTCTAG TTGGAACAAATGTTGGTGACATCGGGATATGGGAAGTTGGTTCACGCGAAAGGATAGCACACAAGACATTTAATGTTTGGGACATTGGCTCCTGTACCTTGCCATTGCAG GCTGCACTAATGAAAGATGCTGCAATATGTGTCAATAGGTGTCTATGGAGCCCTGATGGAAATATTCTAGGTATGGAAACAGGCAGTTCAGCTGCATTATTAATACGCGCCATTTTTCAATAA